A stretch of the Lactuca sativa cultivar Salinas chromosome 9, Lsat_Salinas_v11, whole genome shotgun sequence genome encodes the following:
- the LOC111901617 gene encoding F-box protein At5g07670, which produces MSSCSVENQNPNHSSPLNWSNLWLKNKKALDHVSSTIRRRSFYRKPPPPPTPQSPPPPQQPPPPPQQLPPEVTVVPLSPHFQQTHYNETLLPDSPEVVPSHDFISLLSDETLLQILSKLPDRSQRNSNSLVSKWWFNLQGRLVRSVRVFDWSFLTSGRMFTRFPNLIDIDLLHGSVISSSHLKSCGLSLGREFGPFCIESDVFSPNNHTFRPVNEVDSVLKCLATAYPNLQRLVLLNSSEIGLLSLAEGCPNLQEMVLHHCHDQILHGIAGFTNLQILKLIGTIDGFYSSLVSDIGLTILAQGCRRLVKLELRGCEGSYDGIRAIGQCCQMLEELTFCDHRMDNGWLSALSYCENLKTLRLVSCKTIDQIPGLDEHLGACRLLERLQLERCRLCEKESLRALFLVCRSVKEMVVKDCWGLTDGIFLNANLCRRVKFLWIEGCSRVTTEGLESVVLSLKELESLKVISCKNMKDDEVSPVLSMLFYSLKDLKWMPDNRSVLSTSLVGSGMGKRGGKFFKKLQI; this is translated from the exons ATGTCGTCGTGTTCTGTGGAGAATCAAAACCCTAACCATTCTTCCCCGTTAAATTGGTCCAACCTTTGGTTGAAGAACAAGAAAGCTCTTGATCATGTCTCTTCAACTATCCGCCGTCGCTCGTTCTACAGAAaacccccacccccacccacTCCTCAATCACCACCACCGCCAcagcaaccaccaccaccgccacaaCAACTACCACCGGAAGTGACCGTTGTTCCTCTTTCTCCCCATTTTCAGCAAACCCATTACAACGAAACCCTACTTCCTGATTCTCCCGAAGTAGTCCCCTCTCATGATTTCATTTCCCTCCTTTCCGATGAAACACTCCTGCAAATTCTCTCCAAACTTCCTGACAGATCTCAAAGGAATTCGAATTCTTTGGTCTCCAAATGGTGGTTCAATCTCCAAGGTCGTTTGGTAAGGTCAGTTAGGGTTTTCGATTGGAGTTTCCTTACATCTGGTCGTATGTTCACTAGATTCCCTAACCTCATTGACATTGATTTACTTCACGGAAGCGTAATTTCTAGCAGCCATTTAAAAAGCTGTGGTCTCTCTTTAGGCCGTGAATTTGGCCCCTTCTGCATCGAATCCGATGTCTTTTCACCAAACAACCATACTTTCCGACCTGTTAACGAAGTAGATTCTGTGTTGAAATGTTTAGCTACCGCATACCCCAATCTTCAACGACTTGTACTCCTAAATTCTTCCGAGATTGGGTTACTAAGTCTTGCAGAAGGGTGTCCGAATTTACAAGAAATGGTTTTGCATCACTGCCATGATCAGATTCTGCATGGGATTGCGGGATTTACAAATCTGCAGATACTGAAGTTGATTGGAACCATTGACGGATTCTATTCCTCTTTGGTTTCAGACATAGGGTTAACAATTCTTGCTCAAGGGTGTAGAAGGTTAGTGAAACTTGAACTCAGAGGATGCGAGGGGAGTTATGATGGAATCAGAGCAATCGGACAATGTTGTCAAATGCTAGAAGAACTCACCTTCTGTGATCATCGAATGGATAATGGGTGGTTGTCAGCTCTTTCCTACTGTGAAAATTTGAAAACTTTAAGGTTAGTTTCGTGTAAAACCATCGATCAAATCCCTGGACTTGATGAACACTTGGGAGCTTGTAGATTGCTTGAAAGATTACAATTGGAAAGGTGCAGATTATGTGAAAAGGAAAGTCTGAGAGCACTTTTTCTTGTGTGTCGATCTGTTAAAGAAATGGTTGTAAAAGATTGCTGGGGTTTGACAGATGGCATTTTTCTCAATGCCAATTTGTGCAG GAGGGTTAAATTTCTGTGGATAGAAGGATGCTCAAGGGTAACAACAGAAGGTTTAGAATCTGTTGTCCTTTCTTTGAAGGAGCTTGAAAGCTTGAAGGTGATATCGTGTAAAAATAtgaaagatgatgaagtgagtcCTGTGCTTTCTATGTTGTTTTATAGTCTTAAAGACTTGAAATGGATGCCTGATAATAGATCGGTTCTCTCAACGAGTCTTGTGGGGTCCGGAATGGGTAAACGAGGGGGTAAGTTCTTtaaaaagttgcaaatttga
- the LOC111901619 gene encoding uncharacterized protein LOC111901619 isoform X1 has translation MKKDKSVVIENPSGSGVAKTSSSNRLFVREEEESERKQTTYDFPLPIVTRNGSSKYDFVKVKVWLGDNADHYYVLSRFLLSRMLTVTKIPNHTALKIALELKKLLVDNSLLDVSQSDLETNLFKLMNWRGYGQEYISRYRMMTRFHHQRVPLVILVCGTACVGKSTIATQLAQRLNLPNVLQTDMVYELLRTSTDAPLASSPLLARDFSSSDELITEFCRECRIVRKGLAGDLKKAMKDGKPIIIEGMHVDPSIYLIDDGNTNKNAEKMSKGPESVPENITIHNMKDQAVERKAIHKREKSGAPEPVVIPIVLKMAEFDHKALLEEWISTRKFSSYPIKDKDKLISNLNTIQDYLCSFTSQGSEVANISTTTFPQTLDWLHNHLLQRIEQGISSASKENVGQHDET, from the exons ATGAAGAAGGATAAATCAGTAGTAATAGAGAACCCTAGCGGAAGTGGTGTAGCTAAAACATCTTCTTCGAACAGGTTATTTGTACGAGAAGAAGAAGAATCAGAGAGAAAACAAACTACTTACGACTTCCCCTTGCCAATTGTTACTCGTAATGGTTCCTCCAAATACGATTTCGTCAAG GTGAAAGTATGGTTGGGTGATAATGCTGATCACTACTATGTCCTCTCAAGATTTTTGCTTAGCAGAATGTTGACTGTTACTAAG ATTCCTAATCATACTGCTCTCAAAATTGCACTTGAACTCAAGAAGTTGCTGGTAGACAATAGCCTTCTTGATGT CTCTCAATCTGATCTGGAAACTAATTTGTTTAAG CTCATGAACTGGCGTGGCTATGGGCAAGAGTATATAAGTCGTTACAGGATGATGACAAG ATTTCACCATCAAAGGGTACCACTGGTCATTCTTGTATGTGGGACAGCATGTGTTGGAAAGTCTACAATTGCTACCCAACTTGCACAAAGGTTAAACTTGCCAAACGTATTACAG ACTGATATGGTCTATGAATTGCTAAGGACTTCAACAGA TGCACCATTGGCATCTTCACCTTTATTGGCACGTGACTTTAGCTCCTCTGATGAGTTAATAACTGAGTTTTGCAGAGAATGTAGAATAGTCCGAAAAG GTTTGGCTGGTGATTTAAAGAAAGCAATGAAAGATGGAAAGCCAATCATTATTGAG GGAATGCATGTGGATCCAAGCATATACCTAATCGATGATGGAAATACCAACAAGAATGCTGAAAAGATGAGTAAGGGTCCTGAAAGTGTTCCTGAGAATATTACAA TTCACAATATGAAAGATCAAGCAGTGGAAAGAAAGGCTATTCATAAGAGAGAAAAATCTGGAGCCCCAGAGCCAGTTGTAATTCCTATTGTCCTAAAGATGGCTGAGTTTGATCATAAG GCATTACTAGAAGAGTGGATATCTACACGTAAATTCAGCAGTTATCCAATCAAG GATAAAGACAAACTGATTAGCAACCTAAATACCATTCAAGATTATCTGTGCTCTTTCACATCACAA GGCTCAGAAGTAGCCAACATATCCACAACAACTTTCCCTCAAACACTTGACTGGCTCCATAATCATCTTCTTCAG CGTATTGAACAAGGTATATCCTCCGCCTCTAAAGAAAATGTTGGTCAACATGATGAAACGTAG
- the LOC111901619 gene encoding uncharacterized protein LOC111901619 isoform X2 produces the protein MKKDKSVVIENPSGSGVAKTSSSNRLFVREEEESERKQTTYDFPLPIVTRNGSSKYDFVKVKVWLGDNADHYYVLSRFLLSRMLTVTKIPNHTALKIALELKKLLVDNSLLDVSQSDLETNLFKLMNWRGYGQEYISRYRMMTRFHHQRVPLVILVCGTACVGKSTIATQLAQRLNLPNVLQTDMVYELLRTSTDAPLASSPLLARDFSSSDELITEFCRECRIVRKGLAGDLKKAMKDGKPIIIEGMHVDPSIYLIDDGNTNKNAEKMIHNMKDQAVERKAIHKREKSGAPEPVVIPIVLKMAEFDHKALLEEWISTRKFSSYPIKDKDKLISNLNTIQDYLCSFTSQGSEVANISTTTFPQTLDWLHNHLLQRIEQGISSASKENVGQHDET, from the exons ATGAAGAAGGATAAATCAGTAGTAATAGAGAACCCTAGCGGAAGTGGTGTAGCTAAAACATCTTCTTCGAACAGGTTATTTGTACGAGAAGAAGAAGAATCAGAGAGAAAACAAACTACTTACGACTTCCCCTTGCCAATTGTTACTCGTAATGGTTCCTCCAAATACGATTTCGTCAAG GTGAAAGTATGGTTGGGTGATAATGCTGATCACTACTATGTCCTCTCAAGATTTTTGCTTAGCAGAATGTTGACTGTTACTAAG ATTCCTAATCATACTGCTCTCAAAATTGCACTTGAACTCAAGAAGTTGCTGGTAGACAATAGCCTTCTTGATGT CTCTCAATCTGATCTGGAAACTAATTTGTTTAAG CTCATGAACTGGCGTGGCTATGGGCAAGAGTATATAAGTCGTTACAGGATGATGACAAG ATTTCACCATCAAAGGGTACCACTGGTCATTCTTGTATGTGGGACAGCATGTGTTGGAAAGTCTACAATTGCTACCCAACTTGCACAAAGGTTAAACTTGCCAAACGTATTACAG ACTGATATGGTCTATGAATTGCTAAGGACTTCAACAGA TGCACCATTGGCATCTTCACCTTTATTGGCACGTGACTTTAGCTCCTCTGATGAGTTAATAACTGAGTTTTGCAGAGAATGTAGAATAGTCCGAAAAG GTTTGGCTGGTGATTTAAAGAAAGCAATGAAAGATGGAAAGCCAATCATTATTGAG GGAATGCATGTGGATCCAAGCATATACCTAATCGATGATGGAAATACCAACAAGAATGCTGAAAAGATGA TTCACAATATGAAAGATCAAGCAGTGGAAAGAAAGGCTATTCATAAGAGAGAAAAATCTGGAGCCCCAGAGCCAGTTGTAATTCCTATTGTCCTAAAGATGGCTGAGTTTGATCATAAG GCATTACTAGAAGAGTGGATATCTACACGTAAATTCAGCAGTTATCCAATCAAG GATAAAGACAAACTGATTAGCAACCTAAATACCATTCAAGATTATCTGTGCTCTTTCACATCACAA GGCTCAGAAGTAGCCAACATATCCACAACAACTTTCCCTCAAACACTTGACTGGCTCCATAATCATCTTCTTCAG CGTATTGAACAAGGTATATCCTCCGCCTCTAAAGAAAATGTTGGTCAACATGATGAAACGTAG
- the LOC111901618 gene encoding NO-associated protein 1, chloroplastic/mitochondrial has protein sequence MIPKTLSLTSFSTFLLPHHFKTLKFCNSSRTIIICKPINSQSQQQNPPPTQTQLSVSAPESQGTGAAAPTRGDIFLERQQYLAASALVLEKKKKKKKKKEKINGSLKSTSTSTYSCYGCGAPLQISESDAPGYVDLETYELKKKHRQLRTVLCGRCRLLSHGHMVTAVGGNGGYAGGKQFVTAEELREKLRHLRHEKALIVKLVDIVDFNGSFLAHVRDLAGANPIILVVTKVDLLPKGTDFNCVGDWVVEATMKKKLNVLSVHMTSSKSLVGLAGVISEIQKEKKGRDVYILGAANVGKSAFINALLKMLSNKDPVAAMARKYKPIQSAVPGTTVGPIPINAFLGGGKLYDTPGVHLHHRQAAVIHSQDLPALAPRSRLRGQSFTKQVVLDQWVSEKMEFNDLTGFSIFWGGLVRIDILKVLPETCLTFYGPKALKLHILPTNKAEQFYKKEVGVALTPPSGEQVATWTGLETIRQLQIRFDDTQRPACDVAISGLGWITVEPVGLGQTVKEVGSNLVEEKDMEISLDVHVPKPVEIFVRAPLPVGKVGGEWYQYRDLTEKEEETRPKWHF, from the exons ATGATTCCTAAAACCCTCTCCCTCACCTCCTTCTCCACGTTCCTCCTTCCTCACCATTTCAAAACCCTTAAATTCTGCAATTCGAGTCGAACCATAATCATTTGCAAACCCATTAATTCACAGTCCCAACAACAAAATCCACCACCAACTCAAACCCAATTATCAGTCTCAGCACCTGAATCACAAGGAACCGGAGCTGCCGCCCCGACCCGAGGCGATATCTTCCTTGAACGACAACAATACTTAGCAGCTTCAGCTCTCGTTCttgagaaaaagaagaagaagaagaagaagaaagagaaaatCAATGGTTCATTGAAATCTACTTCGACATCAACTTACAGCTGTTACGGGTGTGGAGCCCCGTTGCAGATTTCAGAATCGGATGCCCCGGGTTATGTTGACCTGGAAACCTATGAACTG AAGAAGAAACATCGTCAGCTTAGAACAGTTCTTTGTGGGAGGTGTCGCCTGTTATCTCATGGGCATATGGTCACCGCGGTGGGCGGAAATGGAGGTTACGCCGGTGGAAAACAGTTTGTTACTGCGGAGGAGCTTAGAGAAAAGTTACGCCATTTACGCCATGAAAAGGCTTTGATTGTAAAACTG GTTGATATAGTGGATTTCAATGGCAGCTTTTTGGCTCATGTACGTGATCTTGCTGGAGCAAATCCAATTATATTAGTTGTGACTAAG GTTGATCTTCTTCCAAAAGGGACAGATTTTAATTGTGTTGGTGATTGGGTTGTGGAAGCCACCATGAAAAAGAAGCTTAA tGTTTTAAGTGTCCACATGACAAGTTCAAAGTCATTAGTTGGACTTGCTGGAGTTATCTCTGAAATTCAGAAGGAGAAGAAG GGGCGGGATGTGTACATTCTG GGAGCAGCTAATGTGGGGAAATCTGCATTTATCAATGCATTATTGA AGATGCTTTCAAATAAAGATCCGGTTGCTGCAATGGCAAGAAAATATAAACCAATACAATCTGCTGTTCCTGGCACCACAGTTGGTCCAATTCCAATTAACGCTTTCCTTGGAGGAGGG AAATTATATGACACACCTGGAGTTCATCTCCATCATAGGCAAGCTGCTGTGATTCATTCACAAGATCTACCTGCTCTTGCTCCCAGGAGTCGACTCAGAGGTCAATCATTTACA AAACAGGTAGTCTTGGATCAATGGGTAAGTGAGAAAATGGAGTTTAATGACTTAACTGGTTTTTCCATATTTTGGGGAGGCCTCGTTCGAATCGATATTTTGAAG GTCCTTCCGGAAACATGTTTAACATTTTATGGACCCAAAGccctaaagcttcatattctacCCACAAATAAAGCAGAACAATTCTACAAG AAAGAAGTAGGAGTTGCTTTAACACCACCAAGTGGAGAACAAGTAGCCACTTGGACAGGACTCGAGACTATTCGCCAATTACAAATAAGATTCGATGAcacacaaag ACCTGCTTGTGATGTGGCAATCTCGGGTCTTGGGTGGATAACGGTTGAACCGGTTGGTCTTGGTCAAACGGTCAAAGAAGTGGGGTCAAATTTAGTGGAAGAAAAGGATATGGAGATATCATTGGATGTTCATGTTCCTAAACCTGTTGAGATTTTTGTCCGGGCCCCACTTCCGGTTGGTAAGGTGGGAGGAGAATGGTATCAGTACAGAGATTTgacagaaaaagaagaagaaaccaGACCCAAGTGGCACTTTTAA
- the LOC111901620 gene encoding cell number regulator 6 has translation MADGDNPSRYVKLNKDQAPVEVNPGELNQPIEVPQLNVRKCNECGQPLPESFEPPAVEPWTTGIFACAEDPESCWTGLFCPCVLFGRNYETLREDYGSTTTPCVLHAIFIEGGLALAATTAALHGVIDPRTSFLICEGLLFSWWMCGIYTGIVRQMLQKKYHLKNSPCDPCLVHCCMHWCALCQEHREMKGRLSDNFVMPMTLVNAPPVQQMNSADDNNQESSSSSSAVNGHEHHTNLEMQPL, from the exons ATGGCGGACGGAGATAATCCATCGCGGTATGTAAAGTTGAACAAAGATCAAGCGCCTGTCGAGGTTAATCCGGGAGAGCTCAATCAGCCTATTGAAGTTCCTCAG TTAAATGTGCGCAAGTGCAATGAATGTGGACAACCATTACCTGAGAGCTTTGAGCCTCCTGCTGTTGAGCCATGGACAACCGGTATATTTGCTTGTGCAGAAGATCCAGAAAGCT GTTGGACAGGACTTTTTTGTCCATGTGTTCTGTTTGGGCGCAAttatgaaaccctaagagagGACTATGGCTCTACAACAACTCCATGTGTTCTTCATGCAATTTTCATTGAAGGAGGTCTTGCACTTGCTGCAACAACAGCAGCATTGCATGGAGTTATTGACCCAAGAACATCATTTCTCATTTGTGAAGGGCTGCTGTTTAGTTGGTGGATGTGTGGTATATACACTGGGATTGTTCGACAAATGTTGCAGAAGAAATACCATCTTAAG AATTCACCATGTGATCCGTGTTTGGTGCATTGTTGTATGCATTGGTGTGCGTTGTGTCAAGAACATAGGGAGATGAAGGGAAGGCTTTCTGATAACTTTGTGATGCCAATGACTCTTGTTAATGCTCCTCCTGTTCAGCAGATGAATTCTGCTGATGATAATAATCAAgagtcgtcatcatcatcatcagctGTGAATGGACATGAACATCATACCAATTTGGAGATGCAACCTCTATGA